CGACCTCAAAAGACACTATAGACAGAGACAGTACAACAACTGGGGTGATGTTTGGATATGGGCTAACTCCATAGGAAGTTAAGTCTGTTTGAAATAATGAGATTCAAGTACTACTAAGGAAAACTTTGCCATGAAAAGCAGGAATCATCATTGCCCAGTTGGTTAACATATTccttgtacagtttactgatgAGATGACTGAATATGTCCAAGTTCCCCAAATAATCACCTCTTGTTAGAAAAACTGGAGCTGCCGAGCGAGTGAAGTTTGCCGGCAAAAGATTTAAAAAGCACTGTGAgagcaaaacacagaaatctcatAATCCTCATTAGTATTTACCCTtctagaaaaaaacacatccgcAGGTCATGAACCATCAGTATCAGTAAAATTACAGCCTGGGACTTAAGGGTGTTACTTCAGTataattattttccttttcagtGATGTAAGAACACAGCATTTGAGTCACGTCTAATTAGATTCTTCCTCATGATCCAACGAGGGGGAGGGTTTTtgatttttatctttctttgaCAGCACAAGCTCTGCTGTGACTAACTCCCGACTCTAAATTGTGATTTTAAGGAATTCTGTGAAAATGAGGCTGACTTTCTACGCCCATGCACTGCATGTTGAAATCATCTGGAACCTGCTGTAAAGTCCATGTGTTGCTCCTCCTTTGATTCCTCCACCGACTTTGAAGTTGGGGTCATGTCTCATCGCCTGCAGATAGAAGTCGTCTGTGCGGTCAGAGGTCTCAGGGTTGGACAAGTACAGTGTGTATATCATAGACTAGCTGCAGTATGTGTCAGTGATGAACCTGGGTGTCACATGTGCCAGAGAGTCAGTGTGAACCAGAGACACCTGCATTTCATTGAACATAATCAATTGTGAGTTTGTTATTGTAAGTTATAGAGGCCTTTTGGGTCTTTCACAGTAAATCACAAGACAAAGGGATTAACCTGAAGGGAAGGTTTGTGTTTGACATTGATTTTCTCCGTTTCTGATTTTCTGTGTCTACCAGCCCTGTTTCCAGCCGCCAGCAGAACAGAAAGAGGGGCTGCCAACATGGTGAACCCCACTTTCTCCAACTCCATCGAGGATGTCAATCTATTATTTGAGGTGTGTCTATTAACAAAGACAATATCAAAATAAGCAAAACCTCAAGATAAAATTATCCGTAATAATAATTTCCGCTCTCCATTTTTCTGGATAGATCTTAATGACCGGCATAAACTTTGAGGCCAACGGAGAGTTTTCAGTGAGAGACGCTGAGCTGGCTTCTCTCcgcaaaacacaaaacctggAGGTCATCTGTGAGGAGATCATTCCCAGGAGGCTAACAGACATTTTTAGGCTTGTCTCTGGCCTTTCAGATCACACTGGTCCCCTTCAACAGGATGACTTCGAGCGCACTTTGCTGACCTTGGTGTACATCACCCAGCAGATGGTCAATTCCACCTCTGAACGGCAACGAGACGTCTGGGCAGAGTCTTTTGTCAGCTTGTACAAAGCCATCAAGCAGGATCTGATGGGAACAAAGTGAACAGACACAGGTACTGCCACACAATGGCTCTGTGTTGgagtttgttattttaataGCCATGTAGGAAAAAAGATCAGTGGGTCGTTCTGGTTTATGTACTGAAGAGACATAAGCCTGGATGCTGACGGCTAAAAAGAGCCTGAGAGGAAGGTACTGTCAGAAAGTAAAGTGCATGGACTGATAACGAATAATCATTAAAATGTGGACTGTCACAGCAACAATTGATTCAAACTTGAggtactatatatatatatatatacatgaaacCATACATTGGTTTTATGTTGAATGTGGTACTGAAACGTCACATAATGACTTACATTCACATgtcttttcagtgtttgttcactAGCACCAGGGGGTTACCACAAGACTGATACGTGTAAAAGTAGAGAAAACTAATTGTACAGCCATCATTATTATGCCATTATTATGCAAGCTGTCATCTGCAAAAGTCCCCTCGAAAAGTCATGTGAAAATACTTTGCACCTCATTTGTACAGTACAGGGTCTTTGACAGAGGACACAAGGTCCAGATCGAGCTGCCTCTGATGGTATTGTTTTTGGACAAATCCCCCAAAAATGGCATGCTGGAGCGAGAACTAAACTCACAGAGAGACTCCAATTATGATCTGTGCAGGTTCCGGGTGTCCTGCCAGCGGCTGCTTGGGCTTGGACTCCAGAGACCTGGTATCTGCTCCGGATTTCTCACCGGGGGGGCAGAAGGGTATATACCGGAGCCAGGACGAAGACGACAAGTAGGAGCTGATGCCGAAGGGAAGATTGTAGACTTCTCTGCTCTCCAGCGTGTTGCAGGAGTCGTCCTCGTGAGCCTTGTTCCAGGCGAGGATGCCTCTTTCATGCTTAGATCCTGTTGGACATGAGTTAAACGTGTTTAATCATACAATGAAATCATAATGGATCGGGTTCCTCTCTCACACTTGCTTCCCTGGGAGAAATGTTTGAAGACAATTGTTCTTACCAACAACACATaatcttttattaaaaactgTCTTGGAGCTAAAAGTGACTACCCAAGAGGAGATTCAGTTTTGTAATTTTGAACACTTGAAAAGTATGTTCAGTTTTGAGATGCTTGCACTTGATTATTTAAATTCTCTGCTATATAAACACTTCTCCAGCACAATTCAGAGTCAAATACTCTAACCCCTAACACCCTAATACTTTTTGCTTAACTTAGCTACTAAATACTTTCAAGTTTCAgtttaattaaacaaaaataatacacaatGTTGTGTTATTACAGGTTTTTTGATGTATCTGTAATTGTCCCTCAGTAAAGTTTTTGATGTCACTCTCTAACTTCTATGCTTCAGCACtattacaatatttatattataacaGACCTTATGACTTCAGAAAAAATGGTTGTCTAAAAAAAATGGTTGCTTTTAGAAGAACACCATAGggacatttatatataatttttccTTAGTCCGGTGTTGGTGTGTAAGTATTAATTGAGGATGTGCTGACTCACTGCATACTTTTGTAAACCTTGTCCCCAATTATAATTTTTAAGCGAATCAACACAAACTAATTAACCATGGCCCCTAAACACTCAGCACTCAGTCACTTGATGGGAGATAATGATCCACACTAAAATGACGTGTGACCCTTTTTATGCCCTGTCATATATTTCTGCTGGATCTCTGGTTCTAAATTCAGTCACAGAATTGTGGTTACTGCCATTAATGATCAGATGTTAAAGATAATAGGATATAAATTacctagaaaataaaaaatacagtaacAATTCAATACCTGGTATTGTGTTGTCCAGAATGAAGCCAAAGAAGCCTCCTACAAACATGCTGGTTGTCAGAAGCACCAGCAGCACCTGGTCCACTTCTACCACACCTGGACACAACACgatacaaacattttaacatctgtTCCAAGAAATAGCTTCAGAAAAAATACTGATTAGTGAAACTTTACTAACAAACCTGTATCGATGGCTTTGGGGTTCTTCAATATCCAGTTAGGAATGACCAGGCCAGAGAACATGGAGAAGCCAAAGATGAAGATGTTTCGAGATGAGTTCATATTTGCATACTGGAAAAGTAGGAAACAAGAACATTTTAGTGCTATTGTCGTGTATTATTTAGTCAATGGAGATGTCTCGGATGTTGTTGTGTGTACCTGCAGATTAGATACTCCTGCCGCAGAGATGACCCCAAACATAACCATGAACATTCCTCCGATCACTGGTGAGGGAATGGTGGTGAATACGGCGCCCACTTTACCAAACACACCCATGACGACCATCAGCACGCCACTCGCTACAATCACCATGCGACTGCCAACCTGCAAAATGAAGACAGACACGTTTTAAAATTGGTtgtaaaaacataatattttgCAGTTTAGCTCAGAGATTCAtaaatattctatatattttaagaagaaaaataatagtCATGGTAGCAAATATCTTCCAATGTGGAGGTTCAATTACCTTTGTAATACCAAGAGCTCCAACGTTCTCGCTGTATGAGGTGGTACCATTTCCTGTTCCCCAGGCCCCAGCCAGCAGACAGCCTATTCCCTCGATACCGATACCCCTGTTGATGGCGTGTTTAGGTGGAGGCGGAGCCCCAGACAGCCTGGCACAAGCATGGTAGTCCCCGACGGACTCTATCATGGAGGAAATCACACCAGCGAGGATGCCAACCACTCCTGCCAGGCTCACAGTCGGCACCCCCCACTGACCTAAAGGAACAGAGAATCACACAGTAAAGTGTGTTATTCTTTTTTCTATTCTGCTTTACTATTGAATGAGGAATTGCGACGTCTTACCTGGATATGGAAAACTGAACCACGGAGCTCGGCTCATCACATCCCCCTTTAGATCAGTGCGAGCCAGATGACCGTACAGGTTCGGATCAGCAGGTAGCACATTGCAGTTTGTCAAAATATAACAGATGAGCCAAGATAAAGTGATTCCAAGCAAAACCTGTAAACACGTCGGGAAAAAAATTACTTTCATCATTTTATCAAGAGGTTTAAAGTTAAATGCATAATTTATTTGGTAAGATGATTACTAGCGAATAAGAAAGAGTGTTTGATACGCACAGGGAGAATCTGAAAGACGTAGACACGGGAGGTGTGCAGCTTCTTATCCTTGCTGTATGTAGGAAAAGGTACAGGTATGTGGCGGAGGTACTGTGAGAAGAGGATGATCAGTGCTGTGGTCCTGTGTGAGAGAAGAGTTCAATGTTACAGGACTGCACCATATGCCGTGCAAAGAGAACTTGGAGAACTCTAGAAAAGGGAGGAAGCAGATTTAACACATCCTATAAAACATAGTTATGTTAAGAAAACTGCATTAAACTGGCACAAACTCCTTTTTccacaaagtaaaagaaaatgattttattacTGTGACTAAAGCCGGAGAAAGTTTTATTACTCATAACAAAATAagacattcagaaataaaaagattataATGGCAGACTTGGAATTGTCTGATGGAGCACCAACACTCCCAACCACTACAAGCTCTGTGAATTTTACCCACATGGTAGAGATGCCCCAGTGGTTGCCAGCACTCGTGCCGGCTGAGTCAAACAGAGACAGCCCTATGAGGGAGATGGTTGGAGCAATGGTGAGAGGCCCGATGAAGCGCATGAAGAGACCGATGAGGCCGGAGAATCCGACAAACACCTGGAACAACGAGCCCAGCATGATGGAGCCCTGGAGCTGAAGACACAAAAaggatgacaaaaaaaaaaaaaaacataaacataaacacttaCTACACTTACTTACTAACTTCATTTGCTCCTTCAAAATTGATTTACAGGCTTTGTAGGGTCAGAACTGGTTGATAGCCCTTTATTAATGAACAAAATAAGTTTAGAAACAAAAAATAGTGGGTTTTACATACTGCTCTCATCCGACTCTGCCACACATCTGTAAATTCTGGAGAGGTGGAGTTGACCAGGCTCGCATTTTGGGTCCAAGCGGGGCATTGCCACTCCGGCATGGACAGCATTGCCATGGAGGGGGCCAACAAGGTGAACGTGCCACCTTGAAGAATGGGCAGCCTGGAAATAAAGATGGTAAAGCTACATTAATTCACATCAACCTGTAGCAGAGGCAATATTTCCTTTGGGACaatttctttatttacaataaCAAGTCCATCCCTCACAGTCAGACAACATGCATTTGTTGTGGAAAGCATGTTAAACTCAACGGAATAAATACACATAGCCAGAAAAAATCTTTTATTAAAGTAGATGTGTAGTGTTTTCATCCAAAGGGACACAAATAATTAGAGTTGTTTTCTGTTAGTTTCTCAGGAACATTAACAGCGACATTAAACAAACCAACTGTTTTTCTTACAGCTGACCTCCAGTTATTTGGAGAGAGACAAGAAAACATCAGTGGTTCTATTGCTGGGGAATGTGGATTTAGCAAGAACTAGATTCCAAACATAATAAGATGGAAATTCTTTCCCTAATCCTGCTGTGACACAGATATTCAGCCAGGCCGGGTCTGCACACATTTAGTGCAAGTTCCGAAAACATGGTTTAGTTTTGTAGTTattgaaaaaccaaaacaaccagATCATGttgattctcctgtgttcctGTATCTGTGTGCAAATATTTGTGTAGGTTCTTATTATTCAATACTCTGTGAGACTTTCTCTGCATTAGATATTATTCATCAGGCTGTGACTTTAAGATGCACGGCCAAAGTAGAGTAAAAAAAacctattatatatatattagatacAGTTCAAAAGAGATTAAGAAGCAAATCTGAGAGGTTGTTTTGTTCTTCTCGTTAATTCCACTTTAATGCTTCCTGCTTTAATGCTGAATTTCTCTGTGAAAGCACAAACCGGCACGGCATGAAAAAAGCTTAGCCAGCGAATTAATGCGTATTAATCTTAGACGGAGAAATCACTAACTACCATCATACCAACTTTATCACCTCAGCTTCCCACAAGCAACTCAATGACCACTTCCTCCTTCGCTTTCTCACCTAATGCCAAAGGTGACCTGCAGGAGAGTGCAAATTCCAGAGACGAAGAAGATGGTGCTGATGAGGTGGCTTTGTGTGAGGCCGTCATGTTGCAGACACAAGCCCTGAGACAGGATCAACGGGATGGCGATGATACCTCCGAATGCAGTCAAGCAATGCTGGTAGAGGGAAAATAACCAtagatacatttatttaacggCTGCTGCACGAacggaaaaaaaaattatttgctTTCAGGGGATAATTTGCATGAACAAAAAGGTAAATAAGACATACCGCATTTTAAGCTATTCTACACTGTACATTACTGTGTAAGAGCAGTAAGTGTAAACTGCATGCAGAAGCTCTTAGACTGGTAAGATGGCTTAAACTGAAAAGGGAAATGTGCAAATATACTGTGAGTCAGAAACTCAGAGCTGctaagcaaagaaaacaaacttgcTGCATCTCTATGTGAAGCAAATTTTCACAATCAGAAACacatgaaaagaataaaaactgtgaagtAAACATCAGGCCGAAGCTCTCATGTGACAGTCATGTTTGCACTGTTATGTAACAACAGAAACAGTGTCACATACAGGCTCCTGATCAGGACACGACTTGCTGACATACCTGGATCCCTAGAATGATGCACAGGTACCACGGGGGTACATCTGTCACACAGTACGCTAGCTTATCTCCGTCCTCGGAGGAGTCCAGGTCATCTTCAGTTTTTGCGTCGGGCAGTTCACAAAAGCGTCCTTCAAGCTTCAATCGATCAGacaaaaacatgcatgtgaAATGGTGGCATGTGGGTTTTGCATTGTGGGATTCTGTTGTTCTGTGAAATGGGTCAAATCTCACAAGAGAAACCTACTACAGAGTTTAAGCATTTGTTCATTATAGTAAGGAAGTGTGGTCAAATGCCTGTGAGCTCATGACACTCCAGCAGCCGTACAAGAAAATTAATGATTTGCACAAGACATGGATTTTCCTTCATTACGTCTGAGGTATTAAAGCACTGCTTTGTGAACTAAAAGCCACAATCAGATgagttaattcatttttaatagtAAGAATACATGTTTCCTTTCAGGCCTAAAACAAGAACTCTTGCAATAAAAGTTAATGATTTGAAGTTCTGAagattatttctatttattcttCAAAGTATCATTGATTTTGGACTGAAACCTGAAACCACAACAAGTGAGACTGCTTCCTCTACGTTTCTCCGCCTAAACAGGGATTTTGAGCTTCGAGGAGCTGGAATGTAAACACGTATCCATGACAATACTCTGCTAGATCATCTATGTGGTGTCAATTATTAACTAATATAACATTTCCAATATTCTCTGGAGTACTTAAacataaagatttaaaaaaatatctaaatCTATGTTTTATCCACTACAGGGATGAGATGAGAGACAAGTCACCAAGTCATAAATTCATGAAAAGTATTTCACTGGATTTGTTTATGATTATAATGCTGGAATGTGATGATCAACTTAAGtggataaaacaataaaacagtgttttacattttttaattgttgtgaATAGTTTTATTAGAAAACATTTACTCAGAAAACAATCATTAAATAAAAGTTATACTCACTGCAAATGCATAGTTGTCAAGACCATTGCTGTCCTTTTCGGGAGCCATGCTGCAGCCCACAGCCTCGGATGGCAGTCGTCTGggcaagaaaacagaaaaagggaaaacaacCAGTCAGATGGGAGTGGATATGAGCACGAGCCTGGCGGAGAAAGGAGTGAGCTGGGATGCAGGAGGACGGCGGGGGTGCACAGTCAGAAGGAGCAAAGTTCAAACATGAGATTGCCGTGCTTGATAATTGAGTACCACCAGTAGCTCATGTGAACCAAATTACAACAGTAAAAGCAACTGACCAAACAACATCTAGCAGGCAGGAGAAATTCCTCTAATTTTTTTCTCTTACGCCCTCAAACACATAGATTTTAATCTTATTGATAGAATCATTTCagaggctttaaaaaaaacacaaaaaattatGTATCACTGAAAGTTTTGTAAGGTTTACTACAGCCAGAAGCTTTCAAGACAGTACTTACTATTTTCATGCGGTCTGTTGTTTCAGCTCAACTGCTTTTCTTTTAACTTTAATaccaaatatttgttttgcaaGGAGTCATTACCATGACTATCACGAAGCAGTCATTGATGGTGGTTAATGTTCGGTAAATGTTAACTTAATTTCCTAATTTACCGTAAAGCTCTTCTTTTACGTAAAATGATATTAGATTAAATTGGATTATTACTCTAAATTAAGAGTTTGATAGCAGCCCACATCTACTTCATTAAGAAGGCCTGAAACTGTATTCCTATAGCAGCAGAGGGAATTCAGAGTCACACACTGTTGGCATCCGGATCTGGGTGTATTTTCCTCTGTTACAGGATTGATAATCTGTATCACTCCTTATTCCAAATGGATGAACCAGGTCGCGAACTGGCAGCTGCACAACCGAGAGGAagcaaaaacagaaattatgatttaaaaagcaaaagcaaCTCCTTAGGTATCTTTTTAATATGTTAATCAACTTTAACATTCTTTTCATGGTAGGTTTTAAGAGGGGAGCTTGGAAATAACCACTAGATTAACTAGATAGGAGTCTGAGCTCACGTGTAACTTAACAAGCAAAGAGAGAACCAGTGCTTTGACATCATGAGGTCTCCTGGGTGCATGTGACTgtgcaaaaacacttttttcatGTAGTGATGAAGTCTTAAGAGTTTGGGCTATTTTGCTGACATATAAATGTAAGAAATCAGTTACAACATTTTGTCTATATGAGTTATTTCCTCATACTCTGAACCAGAAATCTCCAAACCAAACTTTACAGTTGTATCCCAATCTGTCTTCTTAAGGGGGTTTTatgcatttaacatttttaacatcACAAAATCTGAATTTTTATGTGTACAGAGACTGATTTGATGCTTTATAAAGTTATAAGAACAGATTCCCTAAATTACCTTAGTTAAATTATTTGCCCCAGAAAACATGAATTTTATGACGTTATCCACAGTTCAGTATGATCTGGAAATGTATGCAAATTCTGGAATTTTTTACAAATAAGATATTTTAGTTAAATAACATTTGTTTATACAGTCTTGTTAAAGAAAGGTAGGACCCTTCTTTCTATTAAACTACAGCCTATTGTGTCCTTCACATCAGTTTTTATGTCAGTCAGCAACTCCGACTCACATGATCACATTACTGTAAGCCGCAGAGACCGAGTAATCAATCTGCTGCAGAGTGACTGAAGGGAGTGAGGGGAAACATCTACAGATTAATGTGTTGCACATGTAGAAATTGAATGGTCTTTAAAGGCACCTTAACTTTCCCGAATGACCCAAATGCTGCGTAATACCCATTCTGGCTATTCTTTGTcatatgctttattttttatttactgaatgATTAATTAGTATAGGCTCTTATGCTGTAGCTTATCTATGTAGAGtttggctttttattttttttattttttttgtcctttgtgATTATTGTCTTTCATGCTTATGTTTGTATTGTATGTTCCGTTTTTTTATACTGTGTGAAGttaaatattaacataatttaaaaaaaagaaattaaatggaCTAACTGAACATCGATTTCCCTGAAGGACGAATGtcaacaaaggaaaaacaagaaaatctgcattttctctacaaaatgtgttttgatcaTCAGTTTGTTAAAAACGTTGGCTGAGGTAACAGCTGATTTAGTTTGCTGTAAAATTCCCTTTGAATTACAGTGAGTGTTTGTATCCTGTTTAAATACCTACTGACCACAAGTGACCCAAGCAGGTCACGTTCTGTGACTCATTGGTGACGAGCGAGGTGGAGAACAGCACCACCTACAGGATTTACACTTGTGTTGCAATgcaaatgatttgttttgtttatgtaatAACTTGCATCACAGCACCTATagctttctgctgctgtgtgtgagaaaaacgAGTGTAGTGTAGAATTTTGATTTCTATTTCCACTTTTAGATTATATGAATGCTGCTGAATACATATTAAAGCATTAAAGTCAAGGAGATTaacactgtatttatataaaaacatcattagTAAAAAACAATTATGTAATTACTATTACatgctgtgaaaaa
This genomic interval from Paralichthys olivaceus isolate ysfri-2021 chromosome 7, ASM2471397v2, whole genome shotgun sequence contains the following:
- the LOC109639887 gene encoding protein FAM180A; the encoded protein is MFPLRMVIVGFLYCSIKICVTHSHTKTLFPAASRTERGAANMVNPTFSNSIEDVNLLFEILMTGINFEANGEFSVRDAELASLRKTQNLEVICEEIIPRRLTDIFRLVSGLSDHTGPLQQDDFERTLLTLVYITQQMVNSTSERQRDVWAESFVSLYKAIKQDLMGTK
- the slc23a4 gene encoding xan_ur_permease domain-containing protein, whose product is MAPEKDSNGLDNYAFALEGRFCELPDAKTEDDLDSSEDGDKLAYCVTDVPPWYLCIILGIQHCLTAFGGIIAIPLILSQGLCLQHDGLTQSHLISTIFFVSGICTLLQVTFGIRLPILQGGTFTLLAPSMAMLSMPEWQCPAWTQNASLVNSTSPEFTDVWQSRMRALQGSIMLGSLFQVFVGFSGLIGLFMRFIGPLTIAPTISLIGLSLFDSAGTSAGNHWGISTMTTALIILFSQYLRHIPVPFPTYSKDKKLHTSRVYVFQILPVLLGITLSWLICYILTNCNVLPADPNLYGHLARTDLKGDVMSRAPWFSFPYPGQWGVPTVSLAGVVGILAGVISSMIESVGDYHACARLSGAPPPPKHAINRGIGIEGIGCLLAGAWGTGNGTTSYSENVGALGITKVGSRMVIVASGVLMVVMGVFGKVGAVFTTIPSPVIGGMFMVMFGVISAAGVSNLQYANMNSSRNIFIFGFSMFSGLVIPNWILKNPKAIDTGVVEVDQVLLVLLTTSMFVGGFFGFILDNTIPGSKHERGILAWNKAHEDDSCNTLESREVYNLPFGISSYLSSSSWLRYIPFCPPGEKSGADTRSLESKPKQPLAGHPEPAQIIIGVSL